From Sporosarcina sp. FSL K6-3457:
AAGAAGAGCTTGGAGCCGAATTGAAGGAATTCAAAACGAAGCTAGAGGCATTTGAATTGCAAATGCTGTTAAGTGATGAATTCGATAAAAATAGTGCAGTTCTTGAACTTCATTCAGGCGCTGGTGGTACGGAGTCTCAGGATTGGGCATCAATGCTGTTACGTATGTATACACGTTGGGCAGAGCACCGTGGCTTTAAAGTGGAGACACTCGACTACCAAGCGGGTGACGAAGCGGGCGTGAAATCGGTGACGTTGTCCATTAAAGGGCATAATGCTTACGGCTATTTGAAGGCAGAAAAAGGCGTGCATCGTCTTGTTCGAATCTCACCATTTGACTCATCTGGCCGCCGTCATACGTCATTTTCTTCTATCGAAGTCATGCCGGAATTTGAAGGTGACGTCGATGTAGAAATTAAAATGGAAGATGTCAAAATCGATACGTACCGTTCAAGCGGTGCGGGTGGTCAGCACGTCAATACGACGGATTCTGCTGTACGTATGACACATATTCCGACGGGTGCGATTGTGACGTGTCAAACCGAGCGTTCACAGATCAAAAACCGTGAGCGTGCGCTGAATTTATTGAAAGCGAAGATTTACCAGATTAGAATCGAAGAAGAGGAGGCACGTCTTCTTGAAATTCGAGGCGATCAAAAAGAAATTGGTTGGGGTAGTCAGATTCGCTCGTACGTTTTCCACCCGTATTCCATGGTGAAGGATCACCGGACAAGTGCGGAAACAGGGAATGTTGGTGCAGTGATGGACGGCGAAATCGATTTATTCATTAATGCATATTTGCGTTCACGCATTTCGTAATAGTTGGTTTGGGGAAGAAGTACACTTTGCGGTGTGCTTTTTCTTTTGATCAAAATAAATTATTTGTTAAGGGTTTAGAAACATGGAAATGGTGTATAGTAAATGAGAGAGACATTTTGCTATTGCATAATAGGAAAAAATATCGTGTTCACAAATTTGGAACAATTCATGAACCCTTGATTTTACAGTGTTTCACATGATTTAAAGCTATAAATGGATTCTTCAACCACGGAAGCTTTTTGAATCCGCGGATAGTTTTGGTATACTTATATATGCAATGTATCAATTTACAGAGGAGGAAGAAAATGAAGAGCAAACTTTTAGCAGTCGTATTCGGAGCTGTTCTTGTCCTTGGAGCATGTGGCGGTGACAAAGCGGAAAAAGCGCCAGCTACAGATGGTGCAACAGCATCTGTTGACGCAGAGGCTGTTGTGAAAAGCAGCTGTATCGCATGTCACGGCAGTAACCTTGAAGGAAAAGGGAATGCGCCTGGACTAGCCGACATCGGTGCACGTATGTCTGAAGATGAAATTCATACAGTCATTGAAAAAGGTCAAGGTGGAATGCCAGGTGGACTTATCAAAGGTGAAGATGCTACAGCTGTAGCGAAATGGCTTGCTGAGAAAAAATAAGTTTGAAAATGAAACCGTTTGGGTTAAGCTTCATGCCTGAACGGTTTTTTTGTTTTCAAATGATCAAACTTTATAGACTTCAGAAGATTCTCCTTAATTACAGACGGCTTATTGAATAATAGAGGATTCTTCTTGTTTAGGTCGAATAAGACAATGAAGTAGTCTTTCAGTCATGACTTTTGTATGTGAGAATAGTACTTATATATAGGATTACCAAGGTTTATTGCCAAGTCCAATTGAAACACAACTGTAATGCCGGCAGTTCTTATTCATGCTATAATAGGTTTGTTGGATAAAAAGAGGGAAATTTATTTTCAGGTGGTTTTAGAATGATTGTGATGAAAAATGTGTACAAGCAGTATCCAAATGGTGTTGTTGCAGCAAATGGTATTAATATTGAAATTAACAGAGGCGAGTTCGTCTATGTAGTTGGACCAAGTGGTGCCGGAAAGTCGACGTTCATCAAAATGATGTATCGTGAGGAAGCTTCGACTAGCGGTGAAATCATTATCAACGGCATTAACCTTGCGACAATGCGCAATAAGCGTGTGCCTTATTTGCGTCGTCAAATTGGTGTTGTTTTCCAAGACTTTAAACTACTACCGAAATTAAATGTTTATGAGAATGTGGCATTTGCCCTTGAAGTCATCGAGGAGTCACCCGCACAAATTAGAAAAAAAGTGAATGATGTCCTTGGACTTGTTGGGCTAACGCAAAAGGCACGGATGTTTCCTAATGAATTGTCAGGTGGGGAGCAGCAACGTGTATCGATTGCTCGGTCAATCGTTAACGTGCCAAAAGTTGTAATTGCGGACGAGCCGACAGGAAACCTAGATCCTGAAACATCATGGGAAATCATGAGGATTTTCGAACAGATTAATGCTCGTGGTACGACAATTGTCATGGCTACCCATAATAGGGAAATTGTGAACACAATAAGGCATCGAGTTATCGTAGTGGAAGGCGGACTTATCACCCGGGATGAATACGGAGGTGAGTACGGCTATGAAGGTTAGGACTTTTGGTAGGCATCTACGAGAAAGCTTGAAAAGCCTTCGGCGTAACAGCTGGATGACATTTGCGTCAGTGAGTGCTGTAACGGTCACGCTGTTACTTGTAGGCGTATTTATCGTCATAATGATGAATTTAAATCAATTAGCGAAAAATATTGAAAATGATGTGGAAATTAAAGTAGTGGCAGATCCTGTGGCGGACGAAGCGGCAGTGAAGGAGCTACAACAACAGATTACCTCAACAGAAGGTGTCCTTGAAGTCGTCTTATCTTCGAAGGATCAAGAACTAAATAATTTGATCGAATCGATGGGGCCTGAACTTAGTTTATATAAACAAAGTAATCCACTTGGTGATGCGTTGTTTGTGAAGGCAAA
This genomic window contains:
- the ftsE gene encoding cell division ATP-binding protein FtsE; translated protein: MIVMKNVYKQYPNGVVAANGINIEINRGEFVYVVGPSGAGKSTFIKMMYREEASTSGEIIINGINLATMRNKRVPYLRRQIGVVFQDFKLLPKLNVYENVAFALEVIEESPAQIRKKVNDVLGLVGLTQKARMFPNELSGGEQQRVSIARSIVNVPKVVIADEPTGNLDPETSWEIMRIFEQINARGTTIVMATHNREIVNTIRHRVIVVEGGLITRDEYGGEYGYEG
- the cccB gene encoding cytochrome c551 gives rise to the protein MKSKLLAVVFGAVLVLGACGGDKAEKAPATDGATASVDAEAVVKSSCIACHGSNLEGKGNAPGLADIGARMSEDEIHTVIEKGQGGMPGGLIKGEDATAVAKWLAEKK
- the prfB gene encoding peptide chain release factor 2 (programmed frameshift) — its product is MELSDVRNELDKSAKKLADFRGSLDLENKEARIQEFDEIMLDPQFWNDQDSAQKVISESKALKDIVGDYTELTDEQENLEMTLELLREEFDAEMQEELGAELKEFKTKLEAFELQMLLSDEFDKNSAVLELHSGAGGTESQDWASMLLRMYTRWAEHRGFKVETLDYQAGDEAGVKSVTLSIKGHNAYGYLKAEKGVHRLVRISPFDSSGRRHTSFSSIEVMPEFEGDVDVEIKMEDVKIDTYRSSGAGGQHVNTTDSAVRMTHIPTGAIVTCQTERSQIKNRERALNLLKAKIYQIRIEEEEARLLEIRGDQKEIGWGSQIRSYVFHPYSMVKDHRTSAETGNVGAVMDGEIDLFINAYLRSRIS